The genomic DNA AAGCTATTCCAAGTACAAAACCTAGCGTGGTGAGCATTAAACCTTCTAGCACCACATGCCAAACCAGATACCATCTACTGGCTCCGTAGCTGCGCATCAGGACCATTTCGTACTGCCGATTTTTTAATGCATTGTAAAGACTAATAAATACACTTAATCCTGATACGCCCATAATGATAATAGCAATTGAACTGAGCATTTCTATTCCAACTCCCATCAAACTGAACAGTCTTCTAATTTCGTAAAGAGGCACTGCCGCTTGCATGTTTGTATTGGCATTTACCATTCTCGGTACTTGAATTACACCTATCGGACTTCTAAAATTGATGAGCATGGCTGTAATTTCACGATCAGCTTGATGCGCTTTTTCATGATGCTCCTCTTCTAGCTTATCATTGTGATGGCTTTCATCTTCATTATGAATTTCTGCGTCTGCATTAGCAAGGTGATCATTGTGTTCGTCATGTTCTTGTTTATTTCCATGTGAATGATGGTTTTTCTGCTTTTTCTTTGATGCAACATGATCTTCTTCATGGTGGTGAATTTCCCAAACACTTTCTGTAGCGGTAAGAATGAGTCTGTCTAATACTGAGTTGGAGTAATTGAGTATTCCTACAACCTTGTATTGTTGATCTTTGTGCGAAATACCACCAGCTACCAAACCATGTGAGCCAGCAAATGTATCACCTAATTTTAGGCTGAGATTTTTAGCTACCGTAATGCCAATGGTTACTTCAAATGGAGCTTGCCATAATTTCCCTTGGATTACTTTGCCTCCATACAATTCTGGATACTCATGATTCGTACCCACGATTCTAAAACCGTTATAGCTATCACCATAGGAGAGGGGAATGCCTTTTTCTACAAAGCGATTATTTCTAATTTGTTCAGCTGCTTCTAATGGAATATTTCCAGTTGGCACATCTATATGATACACCGCTGAGAGAATGAGTTGTAAAGGACTACCTTTCGCACCAATCACCATATCAATTCCTTTAATATTATTTTCCATTTGTTCTTCTACATGTTTGCTCACTTGCAGCAACAAAGAGATCATTCCCACACCTAATACAAGCAATATCAAACTAAGTAGTGTACTAAGCGGTCGGCTGCTCATATTACGAAAGCTGAGTTTATAAATATTCATTTGTTTTAATTTTAGATAGCAAATCGTTCAATTGCTTAGGCATTCTTTACAAGTCCCTTCCATCAGAAAATAGATTTGGTTTATCTCAAAATCGTCTAGTTTATCCATGTATTCATTCGGTAGGCATGGCAAGCAAACTATTTTATCGCACTTTTTGCATCGCAAATGCGGATGTTTTTTTGAGTCGTTGTGGTTCTGGTTGTTAAACATATAAATGCATGTGCCATTTAGGTCGATCATTTTTATCACCAATCCTTCTGTCTCAAAAATTTGTAAAATGCGATAGATGGTCGCCCTATCTATATTGATGGATAATAGTCTTTCCATCTCTGTTAATGAGTAGGCTTTGGCCTGTTCCATTAGAAATTCCAATACGGCAATTCTTCTAATTGTAGCGCGCTGCGAATGTTGTTTAAGAATGTTGATAGCAATCTGCTTGCTCATATTTTCAAGCTTTATAGTAGTTGAAAGAATTCATTTCTCATATTCACCTCCGTAAATTTCCCGCCATATTCCAGCGTTGTAGTGCTGCTACTTTTATCATTTACTCCGCGAGCAGAGATACACAAATGCTCAGCTTCAATCATCACAATTATATCTTCTGTATTCAGCGTGCTTTTGAGTTCATTAAAAATTTGTAGTGTAAGGCGCTCTTGTACTTGTGGTCTGCGACTGTAATATTCTACCAGTCTATTCAGTTTAGAAAGCCCAATTACTTTGCCTGACGAGATATAAGCTATATGTGCTTTTCCGACAATGGGTAAAAAATGATGCTCACAAGCCGAAGAGAAAGTGATGTTTTTTTCAAGCAAGATTTTATTGTACTGATAATGATTATCGAATACTGAAAGTGAAGGTTTATTTACGGGATTGAGTCCATGAAAAAGCTCACTTACATACATCTTGGCAACGCGATAAGGTGTTCCTTTAAGGCTATTGTCTGTTAGATCGAGACCAAGCTCTTCCATTATTCCTTTAAAGAGCACTTCTATATTGTTAATTTTTTCTTCATCAGATTTTACAAAGGCATCTTTTCTAAGTGCAGTGTCTATTGAGGTTGATAAGTGATTGTCTCCGTTAAATTCAAAATGCTGTCTTTCGGTTAATTTTTTATTGGTGTCGTTCATATTCAATGTTTTCACTGAATTGATTTTTTAGTTTAAAACTGGTTTCTGTAATTGTTGTAATTCTATAGTATTTTGAAACTGACTTTTCAATCGTTGGTCATGGGTAATAATAATCAGATGTGCGCCAGTTGAGGCTGCTTGTTCTTTCAATAAATTGGCAACTTTTAAACAGTTTTTATCATCTAAGCTAGAGGTTGGCTCATCTGCTAATAATAGTTTGGGTTGGTTAACCACCGCCATAGCAATGGCTGCTCTTTGCTGTTCTCCTTGACTGAGCAAATACGTTTTTTTCGATTTATGACGGATAATCCCTAAATCGTCTAATACCTGATGAATCCGATTTTTGTCTGTTTTTTTATGAGCTAATGATTGAACTAAAGTCAGGTTTTCTTCTAAGCTTAAAGCATGTATGAAATGAGGTTTCTGAAAAATAAGCCCGATATACTGCCCGCGAAATCGATCTAATTGGCTAGATTTTAACTCGTGATATGTTTTTCCCATCAACTCTGCTGAGCCAGATTTTGGCTTTAAAATACCCGCCATTAAATGCAGATAAGTAGTTTTTCCAATACCAGATTCACCTAGTACTAGAATGTTTTCACCAGCTTCCAGATCAATATCAGGAAAGTGAAAACTGGTGTGTTTGTTATAAGCAAAAAATAACGATCGTGTTCGGAACATAAAGCAAATTCTTAATCAGTATCAAAAAAATTGATAGCATTTAATAAATGCAACAGTGTTGCATAATTAAGAAATAAGCTTTACTCTTGCAACATTGTTGCATTAAATATTTTTTTAAATATGAAGAACAGTTTTATAGGACTTCATCTAGATTTTGTTGGTTTTTCTGCTTCAGTATTGTGTATCGTACATTGCTTGGCTTTGCCTTTTTTAGTGAACTTGGCACCACTCATCGGGCTTTCATTTATTAATAATCCTTGGGTTGAGATGGCCATTATACTTGTGAGTTTTTGCGTTGCCTCATTTGCTCTGGTGCAAGGTTATAGAAAGCAACACCAAAAATCATTGGCATTAATCGTGGTAACCATTGGCTTTATTTTTATCGCATTCGGTCAGTTTCAAGATGTTGAATGGAACGAAATTCTACTCACTTCTTGCGGATCAGTTTTGATAGCCACAGCACACATCATTAACTGGAGATTAAGCCATCAATCGAGTATAAAGTGCGCTAAATTTTCTCAAAATAATAACTCATAAACTTAATGTTAGGAACCAAAAAATTACCAGTAACTGTGCTAAGTGGCTTTCTTGGTGCGGGAAAAACTACCTTACTTAATCATGTGCTGCATAATCGCGAAGGCTTAAAAGTGGCCGTAATTGTAAATGATATGAGCGAGGTAAATGTAGATAGCCAGCTAGTAGAAAATGAAATAGAACTTTCTCGAACAGACGAAAAACTTGTTGAGATGAGTAATGGCTGTATCTGCTGTACCTTGCGCGAAGATTTAATGATAGAAGTAGAAAAACTGGCTAGAATGAATAAGTTTGATTATCTACTTATCGAAAGTACGGGCATTTCTGAGCCTATACCTGTGGCGCAAACTTTCTCATTTGCTACCGGAAACGAACTCTACGATTTAACCAAGTTTTGCGAATTAGATACCATGGTGACTGTGGTAGATGCCTACAATTTCTTTAAAGATTTTGGCAGTGCAGATACACTACTTAACCGCAACATGACCGACGATTCACAAGACGGAAGAACTATTGTGAATTTGCTAACAGACCAAGTGGAATTTGCCAATGTGATTTTGCTCAACAAAACGGACATGGTAAGCCAAGAGCAATTAAAACTTTTAGAAGGCATGATCATGAAGTTGAATCCGGAAGCAAAGATTATTAAAGCTGTTTTTGGAAATGTGCATCCCAAAGAAATACTCAACACTAAAATGTTCGACTACGACAAAGCCGAACAAGCTGCTGGCTGGATTAAAGAATTGAATAACGAACACACACCCGAAACCGAAGAATACGGTATTTCTTCATTTGTTTTTAGAGATAGAAGACCTTTTCATCCAGAAAGATTTTGGCATTATGTAAGTAGCTATTGGCCTGCTAGTGTGATCAGAAGCAAAGGTTTATTTTGGATTGCATCTCGCCCAGATGAAGCTTTATTGTGGAGCCAAGCAGGAGGTTCGCTCAAGGCACAACCTTATGGCAAATGGTGGGCAGCAATTAGCGATCAAGATCGCTTTATGAATCCTATGTTTATAGAAAACGAGCAAGTTATTTTAAAAAAATGGGATAACAAATGGGGAGATCGTATGAATGAGATTGTAATTATTGGGCAGGACCTGAATATAGAAAATATAAAAACAGAGCTCCAACACTGCTTAATTAATGAAATAGAAGAAATGTCAATGGATTCGGAATATTACTTCGAAGATAATTGGCCAATCTAACAGATACTTGAAAGCAAAATAGACGAGAATTTTATTCATAATGTGCGCAGTTAAATAATCAATTTTTACATATGCAACATTGTTGCATATGTAATTCTATTTTGTTTTCTTTGCTGTTGAAACGCTATGGGACAAAA from Chondrinema litorale includes the following:
- a CDS encoding ABC transporter permease, which codes for MNIYKLSFRNMSSRPLSTLLSLILLVLGVGMISLLLQVSKHVEEQMENNIKGIDMVIGAKGSPLQLILSAVYHIDVPTGNIPLEAAEQIRNNRFVEKGIPLSYGDSYNGFRIVGTNHEYPELYGGKVIQGKLWQAPFEVTIGITVAKNLSLKLGDTFAGSHGLVAGGISHKDQQYKVVGILNYSNSVLDRLILTATESVWEIHHHEEDHVASKKKQKNHHSHGNKQEHDEHNDHLANADAEIHNEDESHHNDKLEEEHHEKAHQADREITAMLINFRSPIGVIQVPRMVNANTNMQAAVPLYEIRRLFSLMGVGIEMLSSIAIIIMGVSGLSVFISLYNALKNRQYEMVLMRSYGASRWYLVWHVVLEGLMLTTLGFVLGIAFSRVGLFAISKLVQANYHYSFSNWNWLPEEGWLLATSLSIGLLAAILPAIRAFNLNISKTLSHA
- a CDS encoding Fur family transcriptional regulator translates to MSKQIAINILKQHSQRATIRRIAVLEFLMEQAKAYSLTEMERLLSINIDRATIYRILQIFETEGLVIKMIDLNGTCIYMFNNQNHNDSKKHPHLRCKKCDKIVCLPCLPNEYMDKLDDFEINQIYFLMEGTCKECLSN
- the folE gene encoding GTP cyclohydrolase I FolE yields the protein MNDTNKKLTERQHFEFNGDNHLSTSIDTALRKDAFVKSDEEKINNIEVLFKGIMEELGLDLTDNSLKGTPYRVAKMYVSELFHGLNPVNKPSLSVFDNHYQYNKILLEKNITFSSACEHHFLPIVGKAHIAYISSGKVIGLSKLNRLVEYYSRRPQVQERLTLQIFNELKSTLNTEDIIVMIEAEHLCISARGVNDKSSSTTTLEYGGKFTEVNMRNEFFQLL
- a CDS encoding ABC transporter ATP-binding protein, producing the protein MFRTRSLFFAYNKHTSFHFPDIDLEAGENILVLGESGIGKTTYLHLMAGILKPKSGSAELMGKTYHELKSSQLDRFRGQYIGLIFQKPHFIHALSLEENLTLVQSLAHKKTDKNRIHQVLDDLGIIRHKSKKTYLLSQGEQQRAAIAMAVVNQPKLLLADEPTSSLDDKNCLKVANLLKEQAASTGAHLIIITHDQRLKSQFQNTIELQQLQKPVLN
- a CDS encoding MerC domain-containing protein, with amino-acid sequence MKNSFIGLHLDFVGFSASVLCIVHCLALPFLVNLAPLIGLSFINNPWVEMAIILVSFCVASFALVQGYRKQHQKSLALIVVTIGFIFIAFGQFQDVEWNEILLTSCGSVLIATAHIINWRLSHQSSIKCAKFSQNNNS
- a CDS encoding GTP-binding protein, whose protein sequence is MLGTKKLPVTVLSGFLGAGKTTLLNHVLHNREGLKVAVIVNDMSEVNVDSQLVENEIELSRTDEKLVEMSNGCICCTLREDLMIEVEKLARMNKFDYLLIESTGISEPIPVAQTFSFATGNELYDLTKFCELDTMVTVVDAYNFFKDFGSADTLLNRNMTDDSQDGRTIVNLLTDQVEFANVILLNKTDMVSQEQLKLLEGMIMKLNPEAKIIKAVFGNVHPKEILNTKMFDYDKAEQAAGWIKELNNEHTPETEEYGISSFVFRDRRPFHPERFWHYVSSYWPASVIRSKGLFWIASRPDEALLWSQAGGSLKAQPYGKWWAAISDQDRFMNPMFIENEQVILKKWDNKWGDRMNEIVIIGQDLNIENIKTELQHCLINEIEEMSMDSEYYFEDNWPI